The segment ATGTACAATATGCTTTATAAAATATATTGTACATTTGTTATTGAAAAACTAAAGGGGCGTGCTAACTGAGAGTTATTATGCTCTTTAAAATAATCCTTTTTAGCCCCTATCTACTTCCGTATCTATATTTAGATTTAATTTTTCTAAATCATGATTTCCACCTAATACCAAGTTTTCAGTAAAACAATCTAAAAAATAGGGATCTTGCCATTTCTTTAGGCAATTATCTCTAACTAACGCATCTCGAAAATATCTAGAATGTTTTTCAAACATAGTATTGTCTATATCAAAACCTAAATCTCTAAAATACTCAATTGCAAAAACGGCACTTGTACGAGTATTCCCTTCTCTAAAGGGATGAATTTGCCATAAATTTGATATAAACGCCATGGCTGACTTTGCCTTTTCCTCTTGGGTTAATAGAGAATAATCTTTTTTCGATTCTTCCTCAAAGTCAATCTCGAATGCTGCATCTAACATATTCCATGATTCATAGAAAACAGAAGCACCATTTAGCACTGGTTCACTCTTTGAAATATTAACATCTCTAAACCTTCCTACAGGGAACTGGAAGGTATTAATTCCTGAAAATAAGTGGGCATGGATCTGTTTTAACCTTCTTGTACTCATTTCAAAAGGTCTAGGTTGCGACAACCATTCTGCGATACGTACAGACACTTTATCTGCTTCCTCATTCTCTTTATCAGCTTCAGCAGATGAATAATATTTATCTAAATCTTCTTTAATTTCTGAATAGGTTTTCTTTCCCTCAATTTCTTCTTTTGACAACTCAACAAGGTACTCAGAAGGTGTTAATCCATCTATTTTTTGTAGTCCAAAACTAGCTTTCCATAATTCTTTTTTATATTCTTTTGTATTGTTATATTCCACTTCCTCATATGGTCTATCTTCTCCAAACACTAGCAATCACTACCTTTCCTTAAACTCATCTCTAGGTATATTTTTTATTATAGTTATGATAAATATATTTTAACAACCTATGATCATTTATATTTCATTTTCTTAGAAGCACTCTACTGTTATTATATATTATTTAATCTAGGTTCGTCATAATCATATAATCTATCCGTGTAGTCGATTTGACCACACGGATAGGTAGTGTTAAGGGAATATAAAA is part of the Alkalibaculum bacchi genome and harbors:
- a CDS encoding Fic family protein gives rise to the protein MFGEDRPYEEVEYNNTKEYKKELWKASFGLQKIDGLTPSEYLVELSKEEIEGKKTYSEIKEDLDKYYSSAEADKENEEADKVSVRIAEWLSQPRPFEMSTRRLKQIHAHLFSGINTFQFPVGRFRDVNISKSEPVLNGASVFYESWNMLDAAFEIDFEEESKKDYSLLTQEEKAKSAMAFISNLWQIHPFREGNTRTSAVFAIEYFRDLGFDIDNTMFEKHSRYFRDALVRDNCLKKWQDPYFLDCFTENLVLGGNHDLEKLNLNIDTEVDRG